From the Butyrivibrio fibrisolvens genome, one window contains:
- a CDS encoding LytR/AlgR family response regulator transcription factor — MSFPLVEGDADLRYEDIVFIDTCGRKCVFHTVDGRVFQIYRKLDVLQKEFEKHGFIRCHRCYMINRHFAVSLKNYVITLSDGSTFSVSRARYGDVKEKLL, encoded by the coding sequence ATGAGTTTTCCGTTGGTAGAAGGGGATGCGGATTTGAGATACGAGGACATTGTCTTCATTGATACCTGCGGACGGAAATGTGTTTTTCATACTGTAGATGGAAGAGTGTTCCAGATATACAGAAAACTGGATGTTCTTCAGAAAGAGTTTGAAAAACATGGATTTATCAGGTGCCATAGGTGCTATATGATAAACCGCCATTTTGCTGTATCACTAAAGAACTATGTAATTACACTAAGTGATGGGAGTACATTTTCTGTTTCAAGAGCACGATATGGGGATGTAAAAGAAAAACTATTATGA
- a CDS encoding ATP-binding cassette domain-containing protein → MHTVKAMGKRFAKEDENMTKMPEKEEAIFFKLGKEDAVMPAGKTVIEYSLDELRTPDDSKVLAKDIFLRVRGPEKICIVGTNGAGKTTLLKKVAKELLARSDIKAQYMPQNYEELLDLDVTPVEFLDDTGDKAVRTRIRTYLGSLKYTADEMDHPIRELSGGQKAKVLLLKMSLSDANVLILDEPTRNFSPLSGPVIRKMIASFPGAVISISHDRKYIEEVCTRTYRLTEKGLE, encoded by the coding sequence ATGCATACGGTAAAAGCTATGGGCAAGCGTTTTGCCAAGGAAGATGAGAATATGACCAAGATGCCTGAAAAGGAAGAAGCTATATTTTTTAAACTGGGCAAGGAAGATGCCGTGATGCCTGCCGGTAAGACCGTTATAGAGTATAGTCTCGATGAGTTGAGAACGCCTGATGATTCTAAGGTTCTGGCCAAAGACATCTTTTTACGGGTAAGAGGACCCGAGAAGATATGCATAGTCGGAACTAACGGCGCAGGTAAGACTACTCTTCTTAAAAAGGTGGCTAAAGAGCTTCTTGCAAGGAGCGATATTAAAGCTCAGTACATGCCGCAAAACTATGAGGAACTTCTGGATCTTGATGTGACTCCTGTTGAATTTCTTGATGATACAGGAGATAAGGCAGTAAGGACCCGCATCAGGACTTATCTTGGATCGCTAAAATATACAGCTGATGAGATGGATCATCCAATAAGAGAGTTATCCGGTGGTCAGAAGGCTAAGGTGCTTCTTCTTAAAATGAGTCTGTCTGATGCCAATGTGCTTATTCTGGATGAGCCTACGAGAAACTTCTCGCCCCTGTCAGGACCTGTTATCAGGAAGATGATAGCTTCTTTTCCAGGAGCGGTGATAAGTATATCACATGACAGAAAATATATAGAAGAAGTATGTACCAGAACATATAGATTGACAGAGAAAGGACTTGAATGA
- a CDS encoding PRD domain-containing protein, with protein sequence MILGKGVGFGKHVGETIDITDDCKIYSLKESTERGDKKDLATSIDPVYLEISNELLDGAEAEFKIIDRDVLLPLADHIEYAVKRSKNNEQLRNPLTDDIRVLFHAEFKVAEKSKDIIYDRLGVNLTDDEIGYIALHIHSSIMDQAVSQAMQMAEAVRQCVNLVEAETGKGIDIQSLSYNRLLNHIRYMIARTLKGEVIKLDMNDYVNAMAANSFKMATKICDELGKSLGKVIDSAEIGYLALHIERIVRDEID encoded by the coding sequence TTGATTTTGGGCAAGGGAGTTGGATTTGGCAAGCATGTTGGTGAGACAATAGATATCACTGATGACTGCAAGATCTATTCCTTAAAAGAGTCTACAGAGCGTGGAGATAAAAAGGATTTAGCTACTAGTATTGATCCGGTATATCTTGAAATCTCCAACGAATTATTAGATGGGGCAGAGGCAGAATTTAAGATTATCGACAGAGACGTTCTGCTGCCTCTGGCCGATCATATTGAATATGCTGTAAAAAGAAGCAAAAATAATGAACAACTTAGAAATCCCTTGACTGACGATATCAGAGTTCTATTTCATGCTGAGTTTAAAGTTGCAGAAAAGTCCAAAGATATCATATATGATCGTCTGGGCGTAAATCTGACTGATGATGAGATAGGTTATATCGCACTTCATATTCATTCTTCCATTATGGATCAAGCTGTCTCACAGGCTATGCAGATGGCAGAGGCAGTCAGACAGTGCGTCAATCTGGTAGAAGCTGAAACTGGCAAGGGGATTGATATTCAATCATTGTCGTACAATAGGTTGTTGAATCATATTAGATATATGATCGCTCGTACCCTCAAGGGCGAAGTTATAAAATTAGATATGAACGATTATGTTAATGCTATGGCAGCAAATTCATTCAAAATGGCTACTAAAATTTGTGATGAATTAGGTAAGAGTCTTGGTAAAGTAATCGATAGTGCAGAAATCGGATATCTCGCTTTACATATCGAGAGAATTGTTCGTGATGAGATAGATTGA
- a CDS encoding Type 1 glutamine amidotransferase-like domain-containing protein encodes MRKELLALFSGFPDHHFSEEITKRLREELKQRKSIVFITACPNDYAQNDDDCDGMHEMFVQQGLSFEDHCVIDNRTSPSDAKKLVENADCIFLMGGGACEEQLDLIRRKNCYEALLDSHAAIFGVSAGSMNMAINTVNFSESMEPFRGLGFTNITVSCHHDPKDTWRYEQTLRMSEDRVVYAMEDMSAFFIKEGRIKTVGTIWRVENRELRTATDEDIKELEQDEFRRVFDTIPDQFDKFRPEYSEELFDFLNAVANIGPGKRVLEIGPGTGQATEPVLRTGCEYHAIELGVHLYRKMKEKFGKLPNFNIVNDDFITHDFGDMKFDMIYSAATIQWIPEETAFTKTFELLKPGGTLAMMLTSAEYRSANETLYDKIQGLYDRYYKPDIPYKHGAFHYTAAPEYGFTEVEKHEFKGQRVFSADEYVAFSGTHCDHIVIPEPIRTEFFEALRSAVKEAGDRIVFNDTYVLYITKKGTEQ; translated from the coding sequence ATGAGAAAAGAATTATTGGCCTTATTTAGCGGCTTTCCGGATCATCACTTTTCAGAAGAAATAACGAAGCGGTTACGGGAAGAGCTGAAGCAGAGAAAAAGCATAGTTTTTATTACAGCGTGTCCGAATGACTATGCTCAGAATGATGATGACTGCGATGGCATGCATGAAATGTTTGTACAGCAGGGGCTTTCATTTGAAGATCACTGTGTAATAGATAATCGAACCTCCCCTTCTGATGCAAAGAAACTGGTGGAGAATGCAGATTGTATTTTCCTTATGGGCGGCGGTGCATGTGAGGAGCAGCTTGATCTTATCCGTAGGAAGAATTGCTACGAGGCACTACTTGACTCTCATGCGGCAATCTTCGGAGTAAGTGCAGGCTCCATGAACATGGCCATAAATACCGTGAATTTTTCAGAATCGATGGAACCTTTCCGTGGACTTGGTTTTACTAATATTACTGTAAGCTGTCACCATGATCCGAAGGATACATGGCGATATGAACAGACACTTCGCATGTCTGAGGACCGCGTGGTTTATGCAATGGAAGACATGAGTGCTTTTTTTATAAAAGAAGGGCGGATAAAAACTGTCGGAACGATCTGGCGCGTTGAAAACAGAGAACTTCGCACAGCTACGGACGAAGATATCAAAGAGCTGGAGCAGGATGAGTTTAGAAGAGTATTTGACACTATCCCGGATCAGTTTGATAAGTTTCGGCCTGAGTATAGTGAGGAACTGTTTGATTTTCTTAATGCCGTAGCAAATATCGGCCCTGGCAAACGCGTACTTGAGATCGGACCTGGAACCGGTCAGGCGACAGAGCCTGTGCTTCGCACAGGATGTGAATATCATGCGATTGAACTAGGAGTACATCTGTATCGTAAGATGAAGGAAAAGTTCGGAAAGCTGCCAAACTTTAATATTGTGAACGATGACTTTATCACCCATGATTTTGGCGATATGAAGTTTGATATGATATATTCGGCGGCTACCATTCAGTGGATTCCGGAGGAGACCGCGTTTACCAAAACCTTTGAACTGTTAAAACCCGGTGGAACGCTTGCAATGATGCTTACTTCCGCTGAGTACAGATCGGCCAATGAAACTCTGTATGATAAGATTCAGGGATTATATGACAGGTACTATAAGCCGGACATTCCATACAAACATGGAGCATTCCATTACACTGCGGCTCCGGAGTACGGATTCACCGAAGTCGAAAAGCATGAGTTCAAAGGTCAAAGAGTGTTCAGCGCAGACGAGTATGTGGCTTTTTCGGGAACGCATTGTGATCATATTGTGATTCCGGAACCAATCCGTACAGAGTTTTTTGAAGCTCTCAGAAGTGCGGTAAAGGAAGCCGGAGACAGGATAGTATTTAACGATACTTATGTGCTCTATATTACGAAGAAGGGTACCGAACAATAA
- a CDS encoding TatD family nuclease-associated radical SAM protein, translating to MADIIYTYKDSVYANITNKCNCRCTFCIRFVKDGVGDADTLWHQINPSKEEVIDAIKSFDFTGYKELVFCGYGEPTCQLDILLDAADYAKKEKGLKIRLNTNGQGSAENGRDIVPELSKVIDSVSVSLNAPSKKEYEDVTRPILTNGFENMVEFTKRCREVIGDVRWSIVDVLPEEEKDRCIALSNEHNIPLRIRKYSNN from the coding sequence ATGGCTGATATAATCTACACCTACAAAGACAGCGTATATGCCAATATTACCAACAAGTGCAACTGCCGCTGTACCTTTTGTATAAGATTTGTAAAAGATGGAGTTGGCGATGCAGATACATTGTGGCATCAGATTAATCCGTCAAAGGAAGAAGTTATTGATGCGATCAAAAGCTTTGATTTTACAGGATATAAAGAACTGGTCTTCTGCGGCTACGGCGAGCCAACCTGCCAGCTTGATATTCTCCTTGATGCCGCTGACTATGCCAAGAAAGAAAAAGGCCTTAAGATAAGACTCAACACTAATGGACAGGGTTCAGCTGAGAATGGCCGTGACATAGTCCCTGAGCTTTCTAAAGTGATCGACAGCGTATCTGTAAGTCTCAATGCTCCTTCCAAAAAAGAATACGAGGATGTCACAAGGCCTATTCTCACAAACGGTTTTGAAAATATGGTTGAGTTCACCAAAAGATGCAGAGAGGTTATAGGGGATGTCAGATGGTCTATAGTAGATGTACTTCCGGAAGAAGAAAAGGACAGGTGCATTGCTTTATCAAATGAGCACAATATACCGCTTAGAATAAGGAAATACAGCAATAACTAA
- a CDS encoding IS1182 family transposase, translated as MRLNKILQGDYTVSSLYHQIKLPLDIEISIPSDDPVRLVSAFVEEMNLSDLYETYDRIRKNQASPRQMLKIVIYAAMNRIYSSRDIESACKRDINFMYLLDGAPAPDHSTIARFISIHLSQCAKQIMAQVGTILLELGEISGENIFIDGTKIESVANKYTFVWKKAVSRNMIKLTKRICIFCAECEELYGIKVVYKDQISLRTIKRLRKKLYKLKDDEGIQFVHGIGKRKTPLQRSIETLEEYIEKLKEYNHKLYVCGTRNSYSKTDTDATFMRMKEDAMLNGQLKPAYNLQHGVDSEYVTWLDVFPAPTDTITLIPFLKDMEVHLTFKYKNIVADAGYESEENYIFIESNEQTAYIKPQNYELSKTRKFRNDISRRENMDYDPESDSYICRNGKQLTAVSKRTQKTATGYQREVTIYECESCNNCPYKKDCIKGNNCKTAFEERNKKLSVSRKMEEKRAECLERITSDYGTQLRMNRSIQAEGSFANVKEDMNFRRYLYRGKENVLAQSILLAIGYDINKLHHKIVSDRTGTHLFELKKAS; from the coding sequence ATGCGACTAAACAAAATCTTACAAGGAGATTATACAGTATCTTCCTTGTATCATCAAATCAAACTTCCGCTCGACATAGAAATATCTATTCCCTCTGATGATCCGGTGCGCCTGGTTAGTGCATTTGTGGAGGAGATGAATCTTTCTGATCTTTATGAGACTTATGACAGAATCAGAAAGAATCAGGCCTCACCGCGTCAGATGCTTAAGATTGTGATCTATGCTGCAATGAACAGAATCTATTCAAGTCGTGATATTGAGTCTGCCTGCAAGAGAGACATTAATTTCATGTACCTTCTAGACGGAGCACCTGCTCCTGATCATTCCACCATAGCAAGATTTATATCAATTCATCTCTCACAATGCGCTAAGCAGATCATGGCGCAGGTCGGAACCATACTGCTCGAACTTGGTGAGATTTCAGGTGAGAATATCTTTATTGACGGAACCAAGATAGAGTCAGTTGCTAACAAATACACCTTTGTATGGAAGAAAGCTGTATCCAGGAACATGATAAAGCTGACTAAAAGGATATGTATTTTCTGCGCTGAATGTGAAGAGCTCTATGGGATAAAAGTAGTCTATAAAGATCAGATATCATTACGCACCATTAAGCGTTTAAGGAAAAAACTGTATAAACTCAAAGATGATGAAGGCATCCAGTTCGTACATGGTATTGGAAAAAGAAAGACTCCACTCCAGCGTTCAATAGAAACCCTTGAAGAATACATAGAAAAACTCAAAGAGTACAACCACAAGCTTTATGTATGCGGAACCAGAAACAGTTATTCAAAGACTGATACAGATGCAACATTCATGAGGATGAAAGAAGATGCCATGCTCAACGGTCAGCTTAAACCAGCATATAACCTGCAGCATGGAGTGGACTCAGAGTATGTCACATGGCTGGATGTATTCCCAGCTCCAACAGATACCATTACACTGATTCCGTTCCTTAAAGACATGGAGGTTCATCTTACATTCAAGTATAAGAATATCGTTGCTGATGCAGGCTATGAAAGCGAAGAGAATTATATTTTTATCGAATCCAATGAACAGACTGCATACATCAAGCCTCAGAACTATGAGCTTTCAAAAACAAGGAAGTTCAGAAATGACATAAGCAGACGTGAAAACATGGACTATGATCCCGAATCAGACAGCTACATATGTAGAAATGGAAAACAGCTCACTGCAGTATCCAAGAGAACCCAAAAAACAGCAACGGGATATCAGCGTGAAGTAACTATATATGAGTGCGAAAGCTGCAACAACTGTCCATACAAGAAAGACTGTATTAAAGGCAATAACTGCAAGACCGCGTTTGAAGAGAGAAACAAGAAGCTTTCAGTTTCAAGAAAAATGGAAGAAAAGCGGGCAGAATGTCTTGAACGAATAACCAGCGATTACGGAACTCAGCTGAGAATGAACCGTAGTATTCAAGCGGAAGGATCCTTCGCAAACGTGAAAGAAGACATGAACTTCAGAAGATATCTATATCGCGGAAAAGAAAATGTTCTTGCACAGAGCATACTTCTGGCAATCGGTTATGACATAAATAAGCTGCATCATAAGATTGTATCTGATCGAACCGGAACGCATCTGTTTGAATTGAAAAAAGCCTCATAA
- a CDS encoding TIGR04002 family protein, with the protein MKKTDSRIYNITLTGIFAALITIFTAYIGHIPVGAHGGYVHFGDGLIYLAAAILPAPYAMAAGAIGGGLADLLTAPAWAIATIIIKALLVLPFTNKGSTILNKRNYIAPIIAYLISHTGYFIAEAVMFGIKTALLSGLTGGLVQSGGSMFFFILLGQALDKISFKSKVEVTNG; encoded by the coding sequence ATGAAAAAAACAGACAGCAGAATCTACAACATTACACTAACAGGAATATTCGCAGCACTTATCACTATTTTCACAGCCTATATCGGACATATCCCGGTGGGGGCCCATGGAGGCTATGTCCACTTTGGTGATGGACTTATATATCTTGCGGCAGCAATACTGCCAGCTCCCTATGCAATGGCTGCCGGAGCAATAGGCGGAGGACTTGCAGATCTTCTGACTGCACCGGCATGGGCGATCGCTACCATCATCATCAAGGCACTTTTAGTCCTTCCTTTTACAAACAAAGGATCAACTATACTAAATAAAAGAAATTATATTGCTCCGATAATAGCATATTTAATCTCTCATACTGGTTACTTTATAGCTGAAGCGGTAATGTTCGGGATTAAAACAGCGCTTCTTTCAGGGCTTACAGGAGGTCTGGTACAATCAGGAGGAAGCATGTTCTTCTTCATTCTCCTTGGACAGGCTCTTGACAAGATCAGCTTCAAATCAAAAGTGGAGGTAACCAATGGCTGA
- a CDS encoding zeta toxin family protein, with the protein MSDKEKSLKPEVIVFAGPNGSGKSTITKMAKTVGVYINADDIKKSSLCSDLEAAQKAEELREQAIRERRDFTFETVLSTDRNLNLLRRARENGYFIRCIYVLTASPDINVARVKIREVSGGHGVPEEKVRSRYYKALSLVPQLVDVCDILHVYDNTDSPFRIFKKRKDVYFRWENDYWNNENIAKLTGIHDYK; encoded by the coding sequence ATGTCTGATAAAGAGAAGAGTTTAAAGCCGGAGGTAATTGTTTTTGCTGGACCTAATGGCAGTGGAAAATCAACTATTACAAAGATGGCAAAGACAGTTGGTGTGTACATTAATGCGGATGATATTAAAAAGTCCAGCTTATGTAGCGACCTGGAAGCAGCTCAAAAGGCAGAGGAACTCCGAGAACAGGCTATAAGGGAAAGAAGAGATTTTACATTCGAAACTGTTCTTTCTACAGATAGAAATCTTAATCTCTTGAGACGTGCTAGAGAGAATGGTTACTTTATTAGATGCATTTATGTTCTAACTGCATCTCCAGATATTAATGTAGCTCGTGTAAAGATTAGAGAGGTTTCAGGTGGCCATGGTGTGCCTGAGGAAAAGGTCAGATCTAGGTATTATAAGGCATTATCTTTAGTTCCACAGTTGGTTGATGTATGTGATATATTGCATGTGTATGACAATACAGACAGCCCATTTAGGATTTTTAAAAAGCGAAAAGATGTTTATTTTCGATGGGAAAACGATTATTGGAATAACGAGAACATTGCAAAGTTAACAGGGATACATGATTATAAATAA
- a CDS encoding ATP-binding cassette domain-containing protein, with protein sequence MLQIKDLTITHKKDLRIILDKFNMVLNDGDKAVIIGEEGNGKSTLMKWIYNPLMAEEYTECDGELITSGEVLGYLPQELPDVDKDKTVYEYFSEAKLFFDKDPKELSELAKEFGVSTDFYYSDQKMGSLSGGEKVKAQLLRLLMDKPTVLLLDEPSNDIDISTLELLERLIKGWKHIVLFISHDETLIENTANVVIHIEQIMRKTKSRYTIVRDNYKNYIQKELRTSSVRNSWLLMTRKRKSAAMKSMQEYITALSMLFLMFPGRRRQ encoded by the coding sequence ATGTTACAGATTAAAGACCTGACTATCACACACAAGAAGGATCTACGGATTATTCTTGATAAATTCAACATGGTTTTAAATGATGGGGATAAGGCTGTTATTATCGGGGAAGAAGGTAATGGCAAGTCAACGCTTATGAAGTGGATATATAATCCGCTGATGGCTGAAGAATATACAGAATGCGATGGGGAGCTGATAACTTCCGGAGAGGTTCTGGGATACCTTCCTCAGGAACTTCCTGATGTTGACAAAGATAAAACGGTGTATGAATACTTTTCGGAAGCCAAACTATTTTTTGACAAAGATCCAAAAGAATTATCAGAACTTGCTAAGGAATTCGGGGTTTCTACAGATTTTTATTATAGTGATCAGAAAATGGGAAGTCTGTCAGGCGGCGAGAAAGTTAAGGCTCAGCTATTAAGACTTCTGATGGATAAGCCTACGGTCCTTCTACTGGACGAGCCTTCAAACGACATCGACATAAGTACGCTGGAACTGCTGGAAAGGCTTATAAAGGGTTGGAAACACATAGTTTTGTTCATATCTCATGATGAGACTCTTATTGAGAACACCGCCAATGTGGTGATCCATATTGAGCAGATCATGAGGAAAACAAAGAGTAGATATACTATTGTCAGAGACAATTACAAAAATTATATACAAAAAGAGCTGAGAACTTCCAGCGTCAGGAACAGCTGGCTATTAATGACAAGAAAGAGAAAAAGCGCCGCGATGAAAAGTATGCAAGAGTATATAACAGCGTTGAGCATGCTCTTTCTAATGTTTCCAGGCAGGCGCCGGCAGTAG
- a CDS encoding sensor histidine kinase, with amino-acid sequence MSKELFSVFQDGYGYAMILVRGIFLGLMIKTFISDSVLDKKKNIILSAVVTVEGLVLFSLPISTRGIWTYISLITVLAVFFFYNRQYMPHIAFVLLLWTNVFYVWFLINIVTNDIFSDLLIETLNYSSENVMDEMYGRMAWLFVISILLLIVFSMISHCIIKMICKKKYDMSWTEALYLSVYSIISYFMVYMIAEVMIVPLENEVFILFDEKKDLEWMMPVLATLIFIGEMSAIATWQRYRRLKEEDLLLQEQVQEQGYIRKKIEYTEKYQEQIRTLRHDMAGKLMILKSFLDGGRYKDASKFLSEMDIELSSGAVKYSTGNAVTDVVINEAAAICEKKSCIFDCNFSFTEDKGITAIDMAIILNNLLDNAIEAITSIPADERYIRLSGASKANFYLIRIENSYDGEVIRNNDNGIISKKKNDPDLCPHGIGLKSVASIAEKYLGAVDIKTEDRTFEVKVMLQNAR; translated from the coding sequence ATGTCAAAAGAACTTTTTTCTGTATTTCAGGATGGCTATGGTTATGCCATGATCCTGGTTAGAGGTATATTTCTAGGACTGATGATAAAGACATTTATCAGTGACTCTGTACTTGATAAAAAGAAAAACATAATTCTTTCAGCAGTAGTGACAGTAGAAGGCTTAGTTTTATTTTCTCTACCCATATCAACAAGAGGTATATGGACATATATAAGTCTTATCACGGTTCTTGCTGTCTTCTTTTTCTATAACAGGCAGTATATGCCGCATATCGCTTTTGTATTGCTTCTATGGACCAATGTTTTCTATGTATGGTTTTTGATAAATATAGTGACTAATGACATTTTCAGTGACCTGCTCATAGAGACTTTGAATTATTCATCAGAAAATGTAATGGACGAGATGTATGGAAGGATGGCGTGGCTGTTTGTCATCTCTATTCTTCTTTTGATAGTTTTTTCTATGATCTCGCACTGTATTATTAAAATGATATGCAAAAAGAAATATGATATGTCCTGGACTGAAGCTCTGTATCTGTCTGTCTATTCAATAATCTCTTATTTTATGGTGTACATGATTGCAGAGGTCATGATAGTTCCCTTGGAAAACGAGGTCTTTATACTTTTTGATGAAAAGAAAGATCTAGAATGGATGATGCCAGTTCTGGCGACTCTCATTTTTATAGGTGAAATGTCAGCCATTGCAACATGGCAAAGATACAGAAGATTAAAGGAAGAAGATCTTTTACTTCAGGAACAGGTGCAGGAGCAGGGATATATACGAAAAAAGATAGAGTACACAGAAAAGTATCAGGAACAGATAAGAACGCTCCGCCATGATATGGCTGGAAAACTAATGATCCTGAAAAGCTTTCTGGATGGTGGCAGATATAAAGATGCTTCGAAGTTCCTTAGTGAAATGGATATAGAACTTAGTAGTGGCGCAGTGAAATACTCTACAGGGAATGCAGTTACCGATGTTGTCATAAATGAGGCAGCTGCTATCTGTGAGAAAAAGTCATGCATATTTGACTGCAATTTCTCTTTTACCGAAGATAAAGGAATCACGGCTATAGATATGGCAATTATTCTTAACAACCTTTTGGACAATGCGATCGAAGCCATAACATCTATTCCTGCAGATGAGCGATATATAAGGCTTAGTGGAGCATCAAAGGCTAATTTTTATCTGATCAGAATTGAAAATTCTTATGACGGAGAGGTGATTCGGAATAATGATAATGGAATAATCAGCAAAAAGAAAAATGATCCTGACTTGTGTCCTCATGGCATTGGGCTTAAGAGTGTTGCCAGTATAGCAGAAAAGTATCTGGGAGCAGTAGATATTAAAACAGAAGATAGGACTTTTGAAGTTAAAGTAATGCTGCAAAATGCAAGATGA
- a CDS encoding alpha/beta hydrolase-fold protein has protein sequence MKTYEFGNAGSNIVLIQPVDDHDLEGIENEFEAISGSCGMSVRLTAVRINNWNNDLSPWEAPAVFGKDNFGGDASKTLSELVKLCDDKGKRYFIGGYSLAGLFALWAAYQTDIFEGVAAASPSMWFPGFDDYMKKNEIKTDTVYLSLGDKEDKARNPVMATVGNRIREAQSLLKERGVNCILEWNEGNHFKDADIRTAKAFAWVLNTKI, from the coding sequence ATGAAAACATACGAATTTGGAAATGCAGGTTCCAACATTGTCCTGATCCAGCCTGTTGACGATCATGACCTTGAAGGAATCGAAAATGAATTTGAGGCAATCTCTGGTAGCTGCGGTATGAGCGTGCGCCTGACTGCTGTCAGGATAAATAATTGGAACAATGATCTATCCCCCTGGGAGGCACCTGCTGTATTTGGTAAAGATAACTTTGGCGGTGATGCATCAAAGACTCTTAGTGAATTGGTCAAGCTATGTGATGACAAGGGCAAAAGATATTTCATTGGCGGTTATTCTCTGGCAGGTCTGTTTGCCTTATGGGCTGCTTATCAGACGGATATTTTTGAAGGCGTTGCAGCTGCGTCCCCTTCCATGTGGTTCCCGGGTTTTGATGATTATATGAAAAAGAATGAGATTAAAACGGATACAGTTTACCTTAGCCTCGGAGATAAGGAGGATAAGGCACGTAATCCTGTTATGGCGACTGTAGGTAACAGGATACGCGAAGCTCAGAGTCTGTTAAAAGAAAGAGGCGTGAACTGTATTCTTGAATGGAATGAGGGCAATCATTTCAAAGATGCTGACATTAGGACTGCAAAGGCTTTTGCCTGGGTCCTGAACACAAAAATCTAA
- a CDS encoding LytR/AlgR family response regulator transcription factor produces MDKYHFAVCDDEEVVRSLIAGWLLKSPYKGVIKEYDSGEKLLKDIDAGAKLDILFLDIAMGEADGIDTARELGKRVEKSGRSMRASRPLIIYVTGIPDRMGDAFGVRAYGYLLKPITREMFEAELQRAVDELSRLDAQMVCETIYEGKEAESITLQSGRITVNAALKDILYIESSGRKTMVHFNDNTYDVYKKMEEFEKILGRSFFRIHRGYLVNMQHVKGYSRTEVYMDNGDFLLISKYKYPDFTKAYMDFIS; encoded by the coding sequence ATGGATAAATATCATTTTGCAGTATGTGATGACGAGGAAGTTGTCAGAAGCCTGATTGCCGGTTGGCTTTTAAAGAGCCCATATAAAGGGGTGATAAAAGAATATGATTCCGGGGAAAAGCTGCTCAAAGATATTGATGCCGGAGCGAAGCTTGATATCCTTTTTCTAGACATAGCAATGGGCGAGGCTGATGGTATCGATACTGCAAGAGAACTTGGTAAGAGAGTAGAAAAAAGTGGCAGAAGTATGCGTGCTTCAAGGCCTCTGATAATATATGTCACAGGTATTCCAGACAGGATGGGAGATGCCTTTGGGGTAAGGGCATATGGATACCTGCTAAAGCCTATAACACGTGAAATGTTCGAAGCTGAGCTTCAAAGAGCAGTAGATGAGCTGTCAAGACTGGATGCGCAGATGGTATGCGAGACCATTTATGAGGGAAAGGAAGCTGAGAGCATTACCCTTCAATCTGGGAGAATAACTGTAAATGCAGCCCTTAAGGATATCCTCTATATTGAAAGTAGCGGGAGAAAGACTATGGTCCATTTTAATGATAATACATATGATGTTTACAAAAAGATGGAGGAGTTTGAGAAAATACTGGGTAGATCATTTTTCAGGATTCATAGAGGATATCTGGTAAACATGCAGCATGTCAAGGGGTATTCAAGAACAGAAGTTTATATGGACAATGGTGATTTTCTTTTAATTTCGAAGTATAAGTATCCTGACTTTACCAAAGCATACATGGATTTTATATCATAA